A genome region from Myroides fluvii includes the following:
- a CDS encoding SCO family protein yields the protein MKQILLFLVVPFFWACSKEVKQLPYLGNPTEEVAATGERKEKPYQIPPFSLINQDSLVVSNQTLAGKVYVADFIFLQCPTICPKMNFEMKRVYDAYQTQENVLFVSHTIDPKNDTIPLLKAFSESIGVQAPKWQFLHGEEGVIHQLAQGYFMQAYQENNVPGGYAHSGGFLLIDSKQHIRGVYDGTNATDVDRLILDIKQLLKEER from the coding sequence ATGAAACAAATACTCCTTTTTCTTGTTGTTCCTTTTTTTTGGGCTTGCTCCAAAGAAGTGAAGCAATTGCCGTATTTGGGTAACCCTACAGAAGAAGTTGCCGCAACAGGAGAACGAAAGGAGAAGCCGTATCAAATTCCCCCATTTTCATTGATTAATCAGGATAGTCTGGTTGTTTCAAATCAAACACTTGCAGGGAAGGTGTATGTAGCGGATTTTATCTTCTTGCAATGCCCGACCATTTGCCCGAAGATGAATTTCGAAATGAAAAGGGTGTACGATGCTTATCAAACGCAGGAAAATGTCCTATTTGTTTCCCATACCATTGATCCAAAAAACGACACCATTCCCCTGTTAAAAGCTTTTAGTGAATCCATTGGTGTTCAAGCTCCAAAATGGCAGTTTTTACATGGAGAAGAAGGAGTGATCCATCAATTGGCACAAGGCTATTTCATGCAAGCTTACCAAGAAAACAATGTCCCTGGAGGGTATGCGCATAGTGGAGGTTTTTTGTTAATTGATAGCAAACAGCATATTCGCGGGGTTTACGATGGAACAAATGCAACTGATGTTGATCGATTAATACTGGATATCAAACAATTGTTGAAGGAGGAACGATAA
- a CDS encoding MarR family winged helix-turn-helix transcriptional regulator, translated as MKDKTIDYTLRATWQAVARMYNEEAAKYDATMSLAFALLSIDKKGTPSTLLGPNMGMEATSLTRTLKKMEEKGLITREKNPNDGRGVIIKLTPLGLEKRELSKDKVKRFNEAIRKHLTEEQIANFIAVTETINQLIADKAIFDSKK; from the coding sequence ATGAAGGACAAAACAATAGACTATACTTTACGAGCAACTTGGCAAGCCGTAGCGAGGATGTATAACGAAGAAGCTGCTAAATACGACGCGACGATGTCTTTGGCTTTTGCTCTGTTGAGTATTGACAAAAAAGGTACACCTTCTACTCTATTAGGACCCAATATGGGCATGGAAGCAACGAGTTTAACTCGTACACTAAAAAAAATGGAGGAAAAAGGATTAATCACTAGAGAGAAAAACCCGAATGACGGTCGAGGGGTTATCATAAAGCTCACTCCTTTAGGACTTGAAAAGAGAGAACTTTCCAAAGATAAAGTAAAACGATTCAACGAAGCGATACGCAAGCATTTGACAGAAGAGCAAATTGCCAATTTTATCGCTGTTACAGAAACGATAAATCAAT
- a CDS encoding GNAT family N-acetyltransferase, translating to MDSDTSHFSFIRTSKTYLPQYDVLLEKVNAYSEWPTFILQDKVNVKYWEDLYVEFPLYQFFLVDGQEVVGNGNCVPLSLTAAELDNLPAEGWDWALERAFLDRQAGKTPNVLCALQIGVNPAYQGKGISNTLVRFMKAIAKEQQVDSFILPIRPNRKYQYPLQQMEDYIMWKNEDGWPFDPWIRTHCKNGATLVKVCSKAMFVEGSVQEWEQWTNRSFQSSGNYVIDFALNPIEIDIEKNIGRYIEPNVWMKYALD from the coding sequence ATGGACAGCGATACAAGCCACTTTTCTTTCATAAGAACATCGAAAACCTATTTACCTCAATATGATGTATTATTGGAAAAAGTAAATGCTTATAGTGAATGGCCCACGTTTATTTTACAAGATAAAGTAAATGTTAAATACTGGGAAGACCTTTACGTCGAATTTCCACTGTACCAGTTTTTCTTAGTTGACGGACAAGAAGTAGTCGGAAATGGAAATTGTGTGCCGCTCAGTTTAACAGCTGCGGAATTGGATAATCTGCCCGCAGAAGGATGGGATTGGGCCTTGGAACGCGCATTTTTGGATAGACAAGCAGGAAAAACGCCTAATGTGTTATGTGCCTTGCAAATCGGAGTGAATCCAGCCTATCAAGGAAAAGGCATAAGCAATACGCTAGTGCGTTTTATGAAGGCCATTGCCAAAGAGCAACAAGTAGATTCGTTTATCTTGCCTATTCGACCAAATCGAAAGTATCAATATCCCCTGCAGCAAATGGAGGATTATATTATGTGGAAAAACGAAGACGGATGGCCTTTTGATCCTTGGATTCGCACCCATTGTAAAAATGGAGCTACTCTTGTTAAGGTATGCTCCAAAGCCATGTTCGTAGAAGGTAGTGTACAGGAATGGGAGCAATGGACCAATCGCTCGTTTCAAAGTTCTGGAAATTACGTCATCGATTTTGCATTAAATCCCATTGAGATCGATATCGAAAAAAATATAGGACGTTATATTGAACCCAATGTTTGGATGAAATATGCGTTAGATTAA
- a CDS encoding class A beta-lactamase-related serine hydrolase gives MFKRLLLLFCLFGGLLSLQAQNRVEQVMEIFREDYNTSNYDQFYHRFSESLQSRVPFNTVEAFFDEMKQNLGSIVNIEYYGLNDDQTPLFKTQFEKDTAIVNFAFDEEANIIGFRILDYVNQDDLRQGLQEKSLEDIILDNANLLPEQGEIALAIIKGDQVYYYGLKKKSKLIRDIDNKRGLFALGTFTSIFTNTILAQADVEGKVKLWEDINAYYPQPFKDTLSFSFSSLANGSAMLPFFPKITLVGEDLVSNKKKKKGQEISIGNPSIAHYLAQDIELDTLKVRGRFSIFGSSVLGDALARVYNKPYADLFKTHIVDHYKLPSTQLIKSRKTKPVESIGKVDLGLDNKASYMDIFLPSTQGYSTIEDLSTYIQAYFDPKHKELALMQKPTYMITPDDWISLGWRLNFFGDNESLYFHRGIDVAYSNFVSFSPERKEGVIVLANSSMDDMIQLVENLSFQLWSKLVLEDKE, from the coding sequence ATGTTCAAGCGTTTGCTATTGCTTTTTTGTTTGTTCGGTGGTTTACTGTCTCTACAAGCACAGAATCGAGTAGAGCAGGTGATGGAAATCTTCAGAGAAGATTACAATACCAGCAATTACGATCAATTCTATCATCGTTTTTCAGAGTCCCTTCAAAGTAGAGTGCCCTTCAATACGGTAGAAGCTTTCTTTGATGAGATGAAGCAAAACTTAGGGTCGATTGTCAATATCGAATACTATGGGTTGAATGACGACCAAACCCCTTTGTTTAAAACACAATTTGAAAAAGATACAGCTATTGTCAATTTCGCTTTTGATGAAGAGGCAAATATTATAGGGTTTCGCATTTTAGATTATGTAAATCAAGACGACTTACGACAAGGTTTACAAGAAAAATCACTGGAAGATATCATTTTAGATAATGCCAATCTGTTACCTGAACAAGGAGAAATTGCCTTGGCTATTATTAAAGGAGATCAAGTGTATTATTATGGCTTGAAGAAGAAATCCAAGTTAATTCGCGATATCGATAACAAAAGGGGATTATTCGCCTTAGGAACATTTACCTCCATCTTCACCAACACGATTTTGGCCCAAGCAGATGTAGAAGGCAAAGTAAAACTGTGGGAAGACATCAATGCATACTATCCACAGCCGTTTAAAGATACGCTGTCCTTTTCTTTTTCCTCTTTGGCTAATGGAAGTGCGATGCTGCCTTTCTTTCCAAAAATCACTTTAGTAGGCGAGGATTTAGTATCCAATAAAAAGAAGAAAAAAGGACAAGAAATCAGTATAGGAAATCCGTCTATTGCCCATTATCTAGCCCAAGATATCGAATTAGATACCCTAAAGGTAAGAGGTCGTTTCTCTATCTTTGGCAGCAGTGTCTTAGGAGATGCTTTGGCTCGTGTATACAACAAACCCTATGCGGATTTGTTTAAAACGCATATCGTAGACCACTATAAATTGCCGTCTACGCAGTTGATTAAATCCAGAAAAACCAAGCCAGTAGAATCGATAGGCAAGGTTGATTTAGGACTAGACAACAAAGCAAGCTATATGGACATCTTCTTGCCTTCCACGCAAGGGTATTCTACAATAGAGGATTTATCTACCTATATTCAGGCGTATTTTGATCCCAAACACAAAGAATTAGCCCTTATGCAGAAGCCAACGTATATGATTACTCCCGATGATTGGATTAGCTTGGGATGGCGATTAAACTTCTTCGGAGATAACGAATCCCTCTATTTTCATCGCGGTATAGACGTGGCTTACTCCAATTTTGTCAGCTTTAGCCCGGAGCGAAAAGAAGGGGTTATCGTATTAGCCAATAGCTCCATGGATGACATGATTCAATTGGTTGAGAATTTGAGTTTTCAGTTGTGGTCTAAACTCGTTTTAGAAGATAAAGAATAG
- a CDS encoding peptide-N-glycosidase F-related protein encodes MKRKLPLLSLMTTCLFSSLSFAQENTRTTTIFDKIVFYDGYAATSEEATPPGIVRLNNALYAKKMSAEERQAILSTLEVEVTIGALCDNYDRIGGVFLSLVPQGEPLTEQNKKSIEIGRFITPFMNKNKQPKEVPYVFDLTHLVPMFKDRSFAAYDFWIEFNVFGVPYAANNEVQGCAGRSDVFEGTLKLKSQETGNPLDTFFLLPLASRDSFNNYNATDEAGTTTKIYQFELEEALNESFFHLITSNHGANSGGEEYIRRTHQVYLDGTLIETYKPGGKSCEPYRQYNTQGNGIYGSRPKSEADWTSWNNWCPGDVIPNRILPIAHLEKGTHEFKITVPDARFKEGQGDFPLSLYFFAKGVNGVLSTDKFEQASYQIYPNPTTDAVYIHSPNEVKTVVVYNMSGSKVLEAQHTTTINCKALAEGTYIFSIVFANGIKTTEKIVKK; translated from the coding sequence ATGAAGAGAAAACTACCCTTGTTGAGCTTGATGACAACTTGTTTGTTTAGTTCATTAAGCTTTGCACAAGAGAATACCCGTACAACGACAATTTTCGACAAAATTGTTTTTTACGATGGGTATGCCGCAACGTCTGAAGAAGCCACACCTCCAGGTATTGTGCGGCTAAATAATGCACTATATGCAAAAAAAATGAGCGCAGAAGAGCGTCAGGCAATTTTGTCCACCTTAGAAGTAGAGGTTACGATAGGTGCGCTTTGTGATAATTACGACCGTATTGGCGGTGTTTTTCTCTCGTTGGTTCCTCAAGGAGAACCTCTAACGGAGCAAAATAAGAAGTCGATTGAGATTGGGCGTTTTATTACGCCTTTTATGAATAAAAATAAACAACCGAAAGAAGTCCCTTATGTCTTTGATTTGACGCATTTGGTTCCTATGTTCAAGGATCGATCTTTTGCGGCGTATGACTTTTGGATTGAATTTAATGTGTTTGGCGTGCCTTATGCGGCCAATAATGAAGTGCAAGGATGTGCGGGACGATCAGACGTGTTTGAAGGGACGTTGAAATTGAAATCACAAGAGACAGGAAATCCTTTAGATACCTTTTTCTTATTGCCTTTGGCTAGCAGAGATTCGTTTAACAATTACAATGCAACAGATGAAGCAGGTACTACAACAAAAATCTATCAATTTGAATTAGAAGAAGCGCTTAATGAGTCGTTTTTTCATTTGATTACTTCAAACCACGGAGCAAACAGTGGAGGAGAGGAATATATTCGCCGTACGCATCAAGTCTATTTGGATGGCACATTGATCGAAACCTATAAGCCAGGAGGGAAGTCTTGTGAACCTTATCGCCAGTACAATACCCAGGGCAATGGAATTTACGGTTCGCGACCTAAAAGTGAAGCAGATTGGACCAGTTGGAACAATTGGTGTCCTGGAGATGTAATTCCCAATCGAATCCTCCCTATTGCCCATCTTGAAAAGGGAACACACGAATTTAAAATCACCGTGCCTGATGCGCGTTTTAAAGAGGGACAAGGCGATTTTCCATTATCGCTCTACTTTTTTGCTAAAGGGGTGAATGGCGTATTGTCTACGGATAAATTTGAACAAGCCAGCTATCAGATATATCCAAACCCCACTACAGATGCAGTTTATATTCATTCACCCAATGAGGTTAAAACAGTTGTGGTGTATAATATGAGTGGAAGCAAAGTACTCGAAGCGCAACATACAACGACAATCAACTGCAAAGCTTTGGCTGAGGGAACGTATATTTTCTCCATTGTATTTGCCAATGGAATCAAGACGACAGAAAAGATTGTCAAGAAATAA
- a CDS encoding AraC family transcriptional regulator produces the protein MQATRVPVCTLGLFNAKQDIWMDSLENLLQKYPVLAAPHTPAFYLILCIDKGEGALVVDQDRIRFRSGQVLIIKPNCINTITLEEGSTGTVIGFTTDFFSLRYNTNVLHQFSYFNEGNQTAFYVPQEAVKGMQFLLWQMLEEFRMQKKATQKVLRSYLNILLIELDRIHVPQHTIKIHNALHEKIQKYQMLIEQHFKTHKMPSEYADMLHISTNYLNKICRTILGQTSGNLIKQHIILEAKRLLSYTTHSISEIANELGFEHASYFVTIFKKATNQTPEQYRKSQWIA, from the coding sequence ATGCAAGCGACAAGAGTACCCGTTTGCACATTGGGTTTATTCAATGCGAAACAAGATATTTGGATGGATTCTCTTGAGAATTTACTCCAAAAATATCCTGTATTAGCTGCGCCACATACCCCCGCTTTTTATTTGATCCTCTGTATCGATAAAGGGGAGGGAGCGCTTGTTGTAGACCAAGATAGAATCCGATTTAGATCAGGACAAGTCTTGATTATCAAACCCAATTGTATTAACACCATTACCTTAGAAGAAGGAAGCACAGGAACCGTAATTGGTTTTACGACCGACTTCTTTTCGTTGCGATACAACACCAATGTATTGCATCAGTTTTCTTACTTTAACGAAGGAAATCAAACGGCTTTTTACGTCCCTCAAGAGGCGGTAAAAGGCATGCAATTCCTCTTGTGGCAAATGTTGGAAGAGTTTAGAATGCAGAAAAAAGCCACTCAGAAAGTATTGCGTTCTTATTTGAATATACTTCTAATAGAATTAGATCGAATACACGTGCCTCAGCATACCATCAAAATACACAATGCCTTGCACGAAAAAATACAGAAGTACCAAATGCTCATTGAACAGCATTTTAAAACCCATAAGATGCCGTCAGAATACGCGGATATGTTGCATATCAGTACGAATTACCTCAATAAGATTTGCCGTACTATTTTAGGGCAAACCTCGGGTAATTTGATTAAGCAACACATTATTCTAGAGGCGAAGCGATTGTTGAGTTATACCACGCATTCTATTAGTGAAATAGCCAATGAATTAGGCTTTGAGCATGCGTCTTATTTTGTGACTATTTTCAAAAAGGCAACCAATCAAACGCCAGAGCAGTATAGAAAAAGTCAATGGATTGCGTAA